ACTTAAATTACCATGAACGATTTACTGCGGAACTTTTGTTTGTACTCCTGCACATCAGGAATATTTCGATCAGGATATTTCTGCAGTGTAGGAGTATTTCGATGAAGAGACACTTCTTCGAATGCCGGTGGAGTTTGATTTCAGTAGCTCCTCCTCACCGCGGCCACCAGCGAAGGTTGATCAGGTTgatcagcagcggcaacaacagcaaaaaccaatagaagctctgctgctgcagctgcaacaacagcaaaagctctgcagcggcaacaacagcagtacaacaacagcagcagcaactggaacaacaacaacagcagcaactgcaactgcagtCACCACCGTTCTTAGGAAATTTTATCTGGGAGGAAGAAATTTTTGCATTGGACCTTAAGAATAACAAAAAGTTCGTGAAGAATGTATCTAAATTTTTTTGGAAATTATGtgaatattatatttttcccaGGAGGAACACAATTtcgccgttttctttttcgtttctttcaaAAATGGTTTTCTCGCTGCATTTGCAGAATGATACAGTGGCACACCTGCAACTGAGGGCGCTGAGGCATCTGAGGGTTTTCGAATTCAAGGGAGGTATTTTCCCCAAAGGATGGATCAAACCCATGCCCGAACTCTATAAGCTCGCATTCCGAAGGTCAACGTTTGAGATCCTTCCTGCGGTGAAGCATCCTGAAGTTTGCGCAGCGTTTCCCAATGTACAGTTACTCGAAATTAGCTAGTGTAACCGCCCGTTGCTTATGAATGCTCAGGATGCTGTTTTGGCCGTTTGTTATAGAATGTAATAAAGCGTTACACATCGGTGCCAGGCACCAGTTAACAGAGATACGTTTTACTCAAGATTCAACCGATAAAGCATCCAACTGAGTGCGTGGATTCGGTGTATAAACTTTATTTTCCTATCCAATAACTGACAAATTCAACGCCAACGCCCCTCGATAACACTTGACCACATAAACGCTGTTTTGATTATTCGATGCAAGTGCGTAAGCACGGAAATGAGATTGTGTATCATCGTGCTACGCCGGAATGggtgaaaaaggaaatcaatAGTTAAAAAGTAGTGgaaaagcaagcaaacaaaaatggcgcTAAAACGGGGGCTTAGGGTAGACGGTAAAAtgacaaacaaatcaaccacCTCATGCATCCGAGCGAAACGTGTGAAACAAtctttaaaaagaaaatgtaaaccGACCCTTTGCCCgaagtttttagtttttaagCTTCGACACAATGGTGCCGGTTACGATTAGCCCTAGTATCACAGCGATCACAAGCAGTATCAGCACCTTGCGGCGATACCTGTTCTGGTACGTGGCCGCCTTCTCCAGCTCCTGGGCGCCGCCCTCCACATTCTCTGCCGTTCGTCCGATCGAGTTTTCGATTGTGtctgcaaaacaaacgaagggTAAAATATCGTTGGTGCGTACTGTggcaacgaaagaaaaacgtcGTACCAATGACTTCACTCTGCTGGCTGGTGAGGGTGCTCAGTTTCTGCATGATTACATTAACATCCAGCACGTTTTCTTCAATCTGACGGAAGCGCTGTTCTCGCTCTACCAGCATGTCCTGCTCAAACTGGAGACTCTGCTGGATCTGCATCTGTTTTTGCAGCAACTCGGACGAGCTATCACCCACACCGTAGGAGGCCTGATCGTCGGCCTGCGAGGCGTTCACGAGAAACACCTGCTTCATCTTTGCCGCTATGCTCTGCAAGGGAAACAACACTGATCGCGTTAGTGGCACCGGTTTCAAGAAATACTAGCTGCCGGGTTACCTGTTGGCTCTTGGAGTAGAACTCTACCACATGCTTGAAATCGGAGGTCAGTTTCTCCACTTGAAGTTTCTGCTGTTTATCTCCGCCGCGTACGACAACCGTTAGCCGCTGTAGGTCATTCGTGGTGGAAGTAATCCGCTGGTTAGTTCCCGTTTGGATGTCGGTGCTGCGGAGCAGAGCCAACGAAACCGATTATTGTTTTGCCtcaaacaaacgcaaaccacTTCGCTCGCCGCACATACATTTTATCCCGCAGCGACGGATTATCCTTGGCCGTACCGACCGTCCGGTTGGCTTTCTCCAGAAACTGCCAGCTTTGCTTCACGAAGATCGTGTTGGCCGCGATCGATTCGCTCAGCGAAATGAACTCGGTCGGGCTGAAGCCCCCGAAGTTGGCATCCGTCGAGGCCGTCCCTCCTGCCGTACTGCTCATTGCTCCGTAATCCCGTTGACCGATTCCGCGTGGCAAACCGAGACCTTCCCTTGACATAGTTCGTTGCGGTTTTACGGACTTTTATTCTCACGACAGGTGGACACTATTTTCGGGGCGAGAACAAGTTGAGTTCGAGAACCTTAGGACACGGTTCGCAACGCACGGGTTTGCGTAGACGGAGTTCAAACCACGGATTCGGATGCAGATTGTGCTGGTTCCCCTCAGGAGAAGGAACTATACTTGGCCCGTTCTTCCAGCAATCCGGCGTCCCGTGTGAGCGTAAAAGCGAAAGTTAATGGGTTACAGTTAAAGCCAAACGAGATAAGCCACGATCGTCGGAAACAATCGTCAAACGCGTCGCGCTGCGGATGACTAACACACAATGGTTCCTCCGAACGAATTATGATCCTTATCAAAACACTACCACTCGTGCTCGCGATCGTGCTGTTCCCTTCCGCATCGGCCAGATTGGCTGTTTCCGTTTGTGTGCCCGAAAGTAAGGTACCTTTTTTCCACCTAAGCCGATcgtacggaacggaagaagcCTTACGCACGTCTTGTTGTTGCTAGTTTTATTGATAGGCAACACCCAACTTACCACAACGAGTCCCCcagtcggtggccaccacaatCGGGGGATGGCCAATAGTCGTGATGGACAACGGCGGGCTAATAATGCTTAAATCTCCAACCAGTAAGAATTTGTGCTCTTGTGCTCGGAAGAAACAACGCAAATTACAATAGAAACCTTTTCGTTGTTGACAGCAAAACACAAAGAATGACAGCTCTCTACGCACCCAATCGCTGCACAACGGGAAAACAGCTGACCAAAATTACATCATGTTTTTATGTAAcggatatttgtttttttttaatttgcgccaattttaattttatatgaaatatgaaacaagAAATTATTAAGTGCGTTTTCAGCCCTCATACCCAAATTTCGAACAGTTGCCGTTTGTTAGTGAATGTGTGGATCGTGGGCCATTCCAACCGCCTTGTTCTTCAACATCTCTTGCTATATTCTAAGAATTTAACATAATGATGAAATTGGAAGAACTGAAAACAAGCAGCTTGCAACACATTTGTACTGCGGTTTTCAAATGTTCAAATGTTCAAACGGAAAACTTAACATCATTAGGAAAAGTCGAAATTTCAAATCGTAACTTTCCACTgactttttgtgtgtttcgcaaGCAACAATTTCGAGCGTGCGGATAAATTTCAGCTCATCAACACGAAACATGCGTTTTCGAACAGCGATACCCAACAGTGTATATCGGCCTGTCGGGGGGTAACACGGCAGAGGAGAACCGTTTTCCGGAAGTAAAAGTGTTGTCAAAGGCTGccattttccccgttttcaAAAGCAACACCACACATCCCGTAGATTCATACGGTGACCCGGAAATTTACAACCTAGCGAACTGTGAACCGAAAATTAAGCCACAGACCACTGGGACTGGGACCATCGGATTGTGACGAAGACGGCAGTTTCGCGGTGCAGAGGAAACACTCTTCGGCTGGCTCAGTGGCCAAAAATGAAGACGCAGACGAgtatgaaattttaatcaatctaTCCGCAGGTAGCTTGTTGTTTGCCATCGCTCCGAATCTCCGAGGGGTAAGTCgtcgaaagaaagtgaaacactCTACCCTCTAGCCTCTAGTGGGTCGGGAAGCCAGGCCAGGGTGAACAACCGACGGTCGAACGGTTgaaaattgtatttatttcGCCAATTTTTTGTCTGCGCCACATGATTCTCCAACGGAACCGataaaaccttttcttttttggtaaACAGTGGACCGATTTTTTTCATCTCCTTAAGAAAATTGAAGCATCGCTCAACCGCCTCGAAACGTGTGCCGTTGATTTATCACAATTAAATTGCCAATAGGATTTTATCGTAAATGGCGTTATTTTGCGTTTGTCCATGGTTTTAAAAGCCACAGATCGCTAGGCAAACCGCACGATCCGGTCGGCATGGCAACGGTCGCGAGTGATTCATTCACAGGCCATCGAAAACGGCAATAAACAAATGGCGCTCGCGCAGACACAATGAACCGAGAGCGcgctgtttctgtttcttatgtattatagagacttttAGCTTCAATTCCTCTCTTTTTACATACCAACAAATTCTATCTTAATTGActttaattctaattttaattctatcatttattaatcGAAAGGCAGTTGTCTTTCGGGGCCCTTTGAGTGTTAAGACCCTAGTCCCCACAAAGATTTCCACTGGCAAGGAAAAGTAAGAGAGCGCTGAGAGCGCGAGTCAGCCCCAAACACCGGGCGttcattccggttccggagcgcgTGTGGAGCCGCCAACGGGTTCATGCACCGGCAAGCCGCGATCGCGCAC
The nucleotide sequence above comes from Anopheles bellator chromosome 1, idAnoBellAS_SP24_06.2, whole genome shotgun sequence. Encoded proteins:
- the LOC131216123 gene encoding syntaxin-12, which translates into the protein MSREGLGLPRGIGQRDYGAMSSTAGGTASTDANFGGFSPTEFISLSESIAANTIFVKQSWQFLEKANRTVGTAKDNPSLRDKITDIQTGTNQRITSTTNDLQRLTVVVRGGDKQQKLQVEKLTSDFKHVVEFYSKSQQSIAAKMKQVFLVNASQADDQASYGVGDSSSELLQKQMQIQQSLQFEQDMLVEREQRFRQIEENVLDVNVIMQKLSTLTSQQSEVIDTIENSIGRTAENVEGGAQELEKAATYQNRYRRKVLILLVIAVILGLIVTGTIVSKLKN